From Heteronotia binoei isolate CCM8104 ecotype False Entrance Well chromosome 17, APGP_CSIRO_Hbin_v1, whole genome shotgun sequence, one genomic window encodes:
- the LOC132585818 gene encoding chemerin-like receptor 1, translated as MDLLTTVPDYATESPPTSNSEFYNNWNESWASESFYNSAQIQQVMKMVSMVIYSITLVLGTTGNGLVIFLTGFRMKKTVTTIWYLNLAVADFVFALSLSSEIAYLALDYHWTLGRLMCKLDSVVTFLNMFASVFFLTAISADRCVSVMFPVWALNHRTLQFACLVAGCIWAGALALSLPYLSFRDTKHLPDGSIWCIYSFGSEDDDDLRTQRHFSVVMTEFTVGFVIPFTIILTCYCAIIVKLRGSLFSRSSRSFKIIVAVVQVFFYSWFPYHLFLHSRNSGRRQSRNGKNLNIGAPLAHCLFCLNSCLNPLLYAFIGTGCKATNGRSFLSSFKGAFGENWVPHALSSIRNSSSTSAVESTMV; from the coding sequence ATGGATCTCCTTACCACTGTTCCAGATTATGCCACCGAATCCCCACCAACGAGCAACTCTGAATTCTACAACAACTGGAATGAAAGTTGGGCCTCAGAGTCCTTCTATAACAGTGCCCAAATCCAGCAGGTCATGAAAATGGTTTCCATGGTAATTTATAGCATCACTCTGGTGCTGGGCACCACAGGCAATGGCCTAGTTATCTTCCTCACTGGCTTCCGCATGAAAAAGACAGTCACCACCATATGGTACCTCAACTTGGCTGTGGCCGATTTTGTCTTCGCCCTTTCGCTCTCCTCAGAGATAGCGTACTTGGCTCTGGATTATCACTGGACTCTGGGAAGGCTGATGTGCAAACTCGACAGTGTGGTGACCTTCCTGAACATGTTTGCCAGTGTCTTCTTCTTAACAGCCATCAGCGCCGACCGCTGTGTTTCAGTGATGTTCCCTGTTTGGGCCTTGAACCACCGCACTCTCCAGTTTGCTTGCCTTGTGGCTGGGTGCATTTGGGCGGGCGCCTTGGCCCTCAGTTTACCATACCTCAGTTTCCGTGATACGAAACACCTTCCGGATGGTTCCATTTGGTGTATCTATAGCTTCGGTTCTGAGGATGACGACGATCTCAGGACACAGCGGCATTTTTCTGTAGTGATGACCGAATTCACGGTTGGCTTTGTCATCCCCTTCACTATCATATTGACCTGCTACTGTGCCATCATTGTCAAGCTGAGGGGAAGCCTCTTCAGTCGTTCCAGCAGGTCCTTCAAGATCATCGTGGCCGTGGTCCAGGTCTTCTTTTACAGTTGGTTCCCATACCATCTCTTTCTCCATTCTCGAAATTCTGGGAGAAGACAGTCTCGAAATGGAAAAAACCTCAACATAGGAGCACCGTTAGCTCATTGCCTTTTCTGCCTCAACAGTTGTCTCAATCCTCTTTTGTACGCCTTCATCGGAACAGGCTGCAAAGCAACTAATGGCCGATCCTTCTTGTCTTCCTTTAAAGGAGCTTTTGGTGAGAACTGGGTCCCACATGCCCTCTCCAGCATCAGAAATTCCAGCAGCACTTCAGCAGTGGAGTCCACCATGGTTTGA